Genomic DNA from Bacterioplanes sanyensis:
TTCAGTCCGATATAATAATCAAAACTATCAGCTTCAACTCCTCCACCATGAAACGTTCAACCTCAGAACTGACCGACCAACAGTGGGCACACATTGAGCCTTGTTTACCCAGCCTGCCTCGTGGCAAAGGGGGTCCCAAACCTATCAGCAATCGAGCCTGTTTCGAGGGCATTTTATGGGTCTTACGTTCAGGTGCGCGCTGGCGTGATCTACCCGAGCGCTATCCTTCACCGAGTACCTGCTGGCGCCGCCTTCAGTACTGGGAAGAGCAAGGTGCATGGGTCAAAGCCTGGCGTAAGCTTCTTCGCGTTCTGGATCAACAGTCGCGGTTAAATTGGGAAGAATCGTTTTCTGATGGTAGTTTTGCACCCGCAAAAAAAGGGGCCTCGGTGTTGGAAAAACCAAGCGTGGTAAGGGGTCGAAGCGGATGATAGTCGTCGATGGCGAAGGCATTCCAATCGGGCTGACACTTGGCTCAGCGTCACCGGCGGAGGTCAATCTGATTGAGGCTTTGTTAAATGTTTCCTATGGCAAGAGCAAGGTGAAGCGTTTGATTTACGATAAAGCGGCAGACTCTGATCCTCTGCGAATGGCGTTAAAGAAACGGGGCGTTGATCTCATTTGTCCACATCGTCGAAACAGGAGAAAAGCGCCGCTGCAAGATGGTAGAAAGCTGAGAAGGTACGACCGTCGCTGGAAAGTAGAGCGCACTTTTGCTTGGCTTGGAAATTATCGGCGATTAGTGGTTCGATGGGAAAGAAAGCTCTCAATGTATCGAGCCTTCTTTCACGCCGCCTGCATGATGATCGTGCTAAAGAAGTTGTGAAACAGCTTCTAGGGCCTGTCAACACTATTTCGATCACGCTGCCATGAGCCGAAAATCCCTAAATCAAAGCGCGAAGAGTGGTGTTTAACGAGCCAAAAAACGGATGAACAACACAGTTTGATGGGCTTTCAGCCATACCACGAAGGGCTGGAGTTCTTTTTCCCTGGGTCGCGTTATTCGTTGCTTATTTAACCCGTTAAGCCACATGCCTCATGCCTCATTCCTTATTCAGGAAAAACTGACGTCCAGCAGCAAAGAGCTAAATAGTGTTAACAGGCCCTAACCGTAACTCACTGTTAGGGCAGTTCTTTTAACTGGCATTAAATCAGACGATTTGGCTGTTAACATCAGTCCGCAGTGACAGAGCTGCGTACAAATAGGCCCGGCTCATCGGTATGAAGGCTATCAACGGGCCAAGTCAAGGTACGTTGAAGCTCAGCATATAAACGCCTTGGCACCACTGCCATTTGCGGCCCGGTGCGGTAGTCTGGCTTCACCCGTTGATTCTGCCATCGCTGCCAAGCCTCACTGGCCTTTGGATAATTTGAATCGACAGCAGCGGCGAGAGCTAAGCGTAAGTTAGTCGGAAAGCCTTCTGTCGAGTGGGCGTAGCCGATCATCTGCCCAGGTTTTAGTGTTTCATTGGTATCGTCGATTTTTGCGTAGTCGCTGGCTTTCTCGGCAAATGCTCGCGTGGCGCAAGGCGTTTGCGACAAGTCAATTCCCGTCGTGTGCGCAAACACTTCAGCGAACGAACCATATAAGGTAGCCAAGCCTTGTTCAGAGCGTCGCATAAGCTTCACGCCATTTTGGACACTGGCCAGCATCCAGCAATACCCTGGGTCCATCATACGCTCAACACTAAACCGAGCACGCTTATCCAAGATTTCAGCGGCTTTGGCAAAACCCAAGTCACGTAAAAAGCCGATGGACCAAGTATGAAAGTCATCTTGCCATACTCCAGGTCCGTTGCCGTGGTGATACACCAAGGCGTATTCCCCCGTACGAACGCCGAATGTGTCTATTAACGGCCCGGGCTCATAACCCAATCGATTAATGACAGCAACACTGTCACGATCGGCTTCATTTTTCGCCACATACAGGTCGTAAAGGTATTGCAGATTATTATTAACCACCTGATTAAAGTACTGCTTATTGGCGTTATCATCTGGTGCGATATAGGCAATCTGTCCCAAGGATCGCAACACCCACGCCTCTTCGCGCACCTGGCGACGGCGCAATATTCCCTGCTCTTTGCGCCGATACCAAGGATTGGTGTAGAGCAAGTTAAAGCCAGCCCAGAATTGCAGTTCCTCTAGGTAAAAATAATCGCCCGTCAGCATATAAGGCAAATACGCTAATGATGGCTGATGGGCACCGTCGGGTTCATAAGGATTATTGCATGGCGAACAAGCCGGAAAGGCCTGCAGCTCGCCCGATGCAGGATCGGTCATATCGCCTGGTGTACCAAATAATCCGGCATAGGGTTTATCGTCAATGCGTACGATTTGATCGCTATTTTTCACGCGGTAGTGCACGGGCCAAGAACCAGCCTGAGTGGCGTTACCCAGCATTGCTATTTGGGCGCGTTTATCTTGGCTTAATAAATAACTGGCGGTCCAGCCGGGCAGCGGACCCAAATCAACCCGTCCGCCCCCTCCTCCCATAGGAGAGCGCATCGCACCTTTTTGCATCACACCGGCATGCTCTCGATACTGCGACAGATGCCGCTCAATCAATCCCGAGTCAACTTGAATGCCCGGTTCATACAAGGGAATCGCGCCAGTATTCATTAAATAGTTGGCATTAAAAACCACATGAATGACATCGTTACCATGCAGCAATAAGTCTTTCTTCCAACGCGCTTTATGATAGTGGGTCACATCGTCTTGCTGCCAGATCACATGGCCACCATGCTCAATGGCGACATCGTATTGGTAGTCTTGAGGCTGATTTTGATAGGCGTAGGTATTTTCCACCAGCACAGACACCTGAGATTTTTCGCGCTGTTGGCCATACAGCCGCACATAAAAGCGCGCATGCAGGTGCGCATGCTCGTTACCTGCGCCGTCTCGAAGCGGCGCCGTTAACAGAAATTCATTTGCCACCGAGCCTTGAAGCCAACGCTGGTTAAACTGCCCCTGTTCAATAGCATCAGCCAGACTGGTCTGATAATGCCTGCCGGACACATTTAGGCGTAGCGTTAGCCCCATGCCTTCTGCATCAATGTCGGTGGCTGTCGCCGCGGCTGGCACGTCACTCACGCGATACAGCTTAAACGTCTGTTGCGGTGCTGTTAGCGTTACCCGTGCTGACACAATGGCATGGCGGATCGAGCCGTCCTTATGGCGCGCTTTAGTATCGACCTGAGTGACTAACCAGGCTCCGTCTGGCGCCTGCAAGGCTACTGTCTGCCCTGACGGTATTTCTCCAGGCGCAAACACATGGCCGAAGGTGACATAATCTGATGCGGCTGCTTGCCCGGCGTGAGCGAAGCCTATTTCAGTAATTAGCCCATGCACCGTACCTGGTACGGCCGTATCCGCATATGGTGTATCGGTTTCTGGCGTATCCGTTTCTGGTGTATCCGTTTCTGGCGTATCCGTTTCTGGCGTATCCGTTTCTGGTGTATCCGTTTCTGGCGTATCCGTTTCTGGTGTATCTGTTTCTGGTGTATCTGTTTCTGGTGTATCTGTTTCTGGTGTATCCGTTTCTGGCGTATCCGTTTCTGGTGTATCCGTTTCTGGCGTGCCCGTTTCTGGTGTATCCGTGTCTGGTGTATCCGTGTCTGGCGTATCCGTTTCTGGCGTATCCGTTTCTGGCGTATCCGTTTCTGGTGTATCTGTTTCTGGTGTATCTGTTTCTGGTGTATCTGTTTCTGGTGTATCTGTTTCTGGTGTATCTGTTTCTGGTGTATCTGTTTCTGGTGTATTCGTTTCTGGTGTATCCGTTTCTGGGGATTCGGTCTCAGGCGTGATGGTATCGACTGCCGGTGCCGTCACCTCAGTCGAATCGTGTGAGCCGTCTCCTGTGCGATCGCCACTGTCTGTGCCCATGCACGCCGTTAACAAGCCAAACACCATCATTAGCGCGATATGATTTAACACACCCATATTCATAAAAACCCTATAAAAACTTTCCCTTTACCGCACCTAACAGCAACGAAAAAACCACTTCAATAAATGTATACATCGTAAGCAGATTAAAACTTGCTTGATTTGATTACTGTTATGCGATCAGTCCGAAAAATTACCGCACATCACGCACGAAACCATCTTTTACAGCGCGAACTACAACATCAGAACAGCACGATTTTTTCGCCCATTTACCCATCACTCACATCGCCGTAGCAGCACCATCAAAAACTGCCACATAACGTGGCAGCGATTGCTTTCGACATAGTTAGAGATCTAAAAGAACATGGTTCTCAAGAGCTATTCTTTTGTGAGCCCGACTGCAAACAATACTTACTCGTGCCTGAGTGATAGCTTCAGCGCTAACATCTCACAATCTGCCGCCAGCCGATATGGATCAGCAACAAGAGTGTGATCCATATCGACTCACCTTGGTGTGTTTTGTGATCCTGTTCAGGCTAAGCGGCTGTCCAACAGCAGCCAGATGGCCACCAGCAATAAACACGCGGCATAAAATGCGGACTGCCAACGCTGGTGCCCAGGATGTTGCGACCACTGCGAAATGATGTGACCGGCCTTGATCCACACCAAATGAATGGAGATATTGAGCACGGCCAACCAAACCACCAATACCCAGATGCCCAATGCTCCGAACTGCTCCAGCGCAGGCTCAGAAAACAGCGAGTACATCAACACCACCATTAGCCACCCCTTGCTGTTGAGCACCTGAATCACCACCCCGTCAACAAATCCAAGCGGTTTAGCTTGTGTATCTGCAACGCGCAGAGAAGAGCGCAGAAACGTCCACGCCAAGTAGATCAGATAAGCAGCCCCAAGCCACTGCATAACCTGCACGACATCAGGATAACGTTGCATCACCTGACCAAAGCCAAAGCCAACCAGAATGGATACAAGAATAAAGACGGTATCGACACCCGCTAACAGTGGCAGTGACCGACGCACTCCCATTTGCGCACCGCTGACAGCAAATACAATATTGGCCGGCCCTGGGCTAAATACCAGCGGAAACATGACGCCCAACCACAAGCTGAACAGACTCATTCGCACACCTCATTCGCTTAAACAAGGTCGCCAGCTTAAAAGGCAGGAAAAAACTTGGCTTGTACGATTGTGCACTGAGGCTGCTATGATGCAGCGGCATAACGTGCTGGTGGCACACCTAAAGTTTTTTTGAAGTTACGAGAAAAGTGGCTTTGATCGTAAAAACCGCAAGCCACAGCAATATCAGCACTGCTATACCCCTGCAGTAGCATGTGCCGGGCATGGCGTACTTTTAATGCCAATAAATATTGATGCGGTGCCATACCATATTGCTGCTTAAACTGGCGAATTAGCTGAAAACGACTTAACCCTGTCAACTGCTCTAACACCTCAGAGCCTATATTGTCACGCCAGTGTTGATGCAAATAATCACGCGCCAAAGACATGCTGGCAGTAACGCCAGCTGTGCCATCCGTCGTAGCGTAATGGCCGCCATAACGCTGAAACAAGGTCACCAAGGTGGTACACAACAGCGACTGCTGACTGAGCAATAAACTGCCGTATTGCCAAGCTTGATGCAGTTGTTGTAAACAAAGAAATAATTCGTCATCCTGAACAATGCTGTGCTGCAAGGTGGGCGAAAACTGAGGCAACTCTGGACCTAACCAGCGCTGCAATATCTCGGTATCGAAATAAAACATGCGATACGTCCAGCCCTGCTCGCTGCCAGCAAAGCCGGTATGCACTTCAGCGGCATTAATGGCTACGATATGCCGCTGTGGCACCAGCAGCTTTTGCCCCTGATAGTGCAAGCCCTCGGCGCCTTGTTCGATCACACCGATGGCCAACTCGTCGTGCCAATGTTTCGCAAATTCAAAGCGGGTAAATTTGGCCGCCAGCAATTCCACACCGCTCCACTGCTGTGGCCGCCACACCTGGGAATGTTCCATTACTGGGCCCTGCACAACACTGCAATACATGCCAGGACAGTAAAACATATCCACACAGTAAAATGCTGAAGCAGCCAGAGCTTATTCGACGACTTGTTCCATGGCCAACTCAAATAACCATTTAAATAGTCATTAAAATATTCGCTCAACGCCCTCACTAACACACACCACTCCCATCATTGACCGGCTAACCATCCCCCACAGGATGTTAGCCGGCGTGTGGCTCACACAATAGGAACAGAACTCTGCAATCGCAGCAGCACAGTCACTGAGAGCGCTTTATTTTTTGCGCACCTCAATGTCCATGGCGGTGTACCAGATACTGGTTTCTGACTCGAACCCCGAATCGGTGGCGACAATGGCCCAGGCAGAGCCGTCGTCGGTGCTGGTGAACTCAATCGGCGCATCGGTTTTGACCGTTTTCAGCTCGTAAGGTGACTGTGGGTTATCGCATTCCTGACTGTTGGCAAAATCCCCCAACAGTTTTACCCGCTTGCCGGGTACACTTTGATTGCCCTTGTCGATGTTCATTTGGTAGTAGCCAGCCCCCCCTATTTCCGCTTTGGGCTGCTGCTCCTCGATACCCGCTTTAATGTACACGCTTTCTCCGGGCGAGCCGCCTACCCCAAAGCAGCCGCTGGGCACATTGGTGGCAAAGGTCAATGTAATATCCGCTTCATAGGCTTGGTTCTTATCCAGCCCGGTTATTTGGCGCTCGGCAAACATAAACAAGTCATCGCTGCGATTGGTACCCTTGATATTTAACCCGCGCTGTTGCTGCAACGGCGCAGGCAATGGGCCAACCTCTGACGACAGCTTGTAGATGTCCTCTGCATCGCCAGGGTAATCTGCATAACCGACCGTCCACGGCGAGTTGGCGTCCGCAAAGGTCAGCTCAAACTTAACGCTATCGTCGACAACCACAGGTACCGGATCATCGTCACTGCTGCCACACGCAGCAACAAACAAAGACAAGGCAAAAATGGACGTTATTTTATTCATGGTTTTCCTCCGTGGTTGAATGGCGGTTAGCTAACCACTGACAACCGCGCAGGCCAACTACCCAAGTGTGGCCTTTACATCGTTTTTGCATCAGTGAGAATCCTATCAGCATCTCCAGCACAACTTACGGCCATGACATTCCGTATTTAGCACTGTGGCTGGATAAGGCAACGAAGCTTACTGATGCCTTATGAGGGCGCTTGTGCAGGCAATAGTGACGACTCTAGTGAATGGTGCTGACTGTAAGGGCAGCGCGACAAAACACTAGGCCATTGAGCTGACTAAACAGACAGACCTGATAATTTATTCTGAGCAGAGGGAACCCCCCAAACACGGCAGGGTCATACCACTGTATCCGTTCTGACTTCCTTCCTCTCTCCTAGAGCCAGAATTGGACACAGGATTTGGCGCCCAAAGGGCGCCTTTTTTTATGCCACCAGCTAACCAACGCGGCTTAACTTCCAGCCAGCAAGGCTTGAATATCGTCATCATCCGGCAAGGTCATGCTCGAGTTAGAGCTCACCACCTGGCCTTGGGTGTTGATCAGATACTTATAAAAATTCCATTTGGGCGCAGTATCCTGCTCCGCCACTTCTTTGAACAAGGGATGGGCTTCATCGCCTCTGACCGGCACTGTGGCCAGCATGGTGAAGGACACACCGAAGTTCTTGAAGCAAATTTCCGCCGCCTTTTCCTCGCTTTCAGCTTCCTGATTAAAGGAATCCGACGACACGCCCATCACCACCAGGCCTTCATCTTTATACTTCTGATGAATCGCCTCCAGATCACCAAACTGCTTGGTGAAGCCACAATGGCTGGCGGTATTCACCAGCAGCACCGGTTTGCCCGCTACCACATCGCACAAGTTCAGCACCTTTGAGCTGTGTAACTGTTTCATGTCGTGCTGAAAAATTTCCGGACACTGCCAAGCACCAGCCGTGGTATCGACATCCGCCCACACCGAATTGCCTGCCATTAACAGCAGGCCCGCGGTGGTCGCGCGTAAAAAAGACATCATGGAAAGCTCCGATAGCTATACAAAGTCTGTACATAGATACAAGAGAGCTGCAAAAGGTTCAAGCGCTTCGGTATCAGGGTGATAACTGCGCTTGCAGATGCTCAACCAGCAAGCGTACTTTGACCGACGCTCTTAGGCTGTTCGGATACAGCGCCCAAATGCCCTCTTCCTGTGGCTGATACGACTCCAGCACCGCACGCAGTTGGCCGCTATCGAGATAACGATCAACGTAATAGTCCGGTAGCTGCACGACCCCTAAGCCCTTCAACGCAGCGTCCAACAGCGCCGGGCCACTGTTCACTCGCAGCCGCGGCGAAATGGCCACCACTTGACCGTCGGCAAAGCGCCAATAGTCCAACGTACCCGCCAGGCAGTGATGTTGCTGCAATTGTTGCGCCGACTGTGGGCAGCCGAATGCAGCCAAATACTCGGGCGAAGCACAGACAATAAGCCGCCGACCGGCCAGGCGCTGGGCAATCAAACGACTGTCCTGCAACGGGCCAACCCGAATGGCCAGATCATACCCCTGCTCAGTCAAATCCAAGGCTTGATTGGTGAGCCAGTAGTGCAGCTGCAACTGCGGATAACGCGCCGCAAAGCTGTTCAGCAACGGCGCGATATGGCGCTCGCCGTAGCTCATCGGCGCCGTTACCCGCAGCCGCCCAACCGGTGTTGTTTGCCATTGCCCCAATGAGCGCTCAGCCTCTGCCAGAGCATCCAGCAGTGGCCGACATTGGCGCCAGTACTGCTCTCCAGATTCGGTCAAACTGACTTTGCGTGTAGTGCGATGCAGCAATACGCTGCCGAGTCGCTGCTCCAATGCCTGAATTTGTCGGCTAATATGTGCCGTCGACAACCCCAGCCACTGCGCCGCGCGCGTGAAGCTACCACGCTCGGCCACCGCCACAAATTCCCGCACACCACTCCAATCAGGCAATGGTGACGCATTAGCATTATTACCCACCTGTAATACTCATTTTATGTTTGCGCCCATTATCTGCTCTTGAGAAAAGATTACACTGATTCACGGTACTTCTTCTAGG
This window encodes:
- a CDS encoding glutathione peroxidase, whose protein sequence is MMSFLRATTAGLLLMAGNSVWADVDTTAGAWQCPEIFQHDMKQLHSSKVLNLCDVVAGKPVLLVNTASHCGFTKQFGDLEAIHQKYKDEGLVVMGVSSDSFNQEAESEEKAAEICFKNFGVSFTMLATVPVRGDEAHPLFKEVAEQDTAPKWNFYKYLINTQGQVVSSNSSMTLPDDDDIQALLAGS
- a CDS encoding transposase gives rise to the protein MKRSTSELTDQQWAHIEPCLPSLPRGKGGPKPISNRACFEGILWVLRSGARWRDLPERYPSPSTCWRRLQYWEEQGAWVKAWRKLLRVLDQQSRLNWEESFSDGSFAPAKKGASVLEKPSVVRGRSG
- a CDS encoding LysE family translocator codes for the protein MSLFSLWLGVMFPLVFSPGPANIVFAVSGAQMGVRRSLPLLAGVDTVFILVSILVGFGFGQVMQRYPDVVQVMQWLGAAYLIYLAWTFLRSSLRVADTQAKPLGFVDGVVIQVLNSKGWLMVVLMYSLFSEPALEQFGALGIWVLVVWLAVLNISIHLVWIKAGHIISQWSQHPGHQRWQSAFYAACLLLVAIWLLLDSRLA
- a CDS encoding LysR family transcriptional regulator, with the protein product MGNNANASPLPDWSGVREFVAVAERGSFTRAAQWLGLSTAHISRQIQALEQRLGSVLLHRTTRKVSLTESGEQYWRQCRPLLDALAEAERSLGQWQTTPVGRLRVTAPMSYGERHIAPLLNSFAARYPQLQLHYWLTNQALDLTEQGYDLAIRVGPLQDSRLIAQRLAGRRLIVCASPEYLAAFGCPQSAQQLQQHHCLAGTLDYWRFADGQVVAISPRLRVNSGPALLDAALKGLGVVQLPDYYVDRYLDSGQLRAVLESYQPQEEGIWALYPNSLRASVKVRLLVEHLQAQLSP
- a CDS encoding AraC family transcriptional regulator; translation: MEHSQVWRPQQWSGVELLAAKFTRFEFAKHWHDELAIGVIEQGAEGLHYQGQKLLVPQRHIVAINAAEVHTGFAGSEQGWTYRMFYFDTEILQRWLGPELPQFSPTLQHSIVQDDELFLCLQQLHQAWQYGSLLLSQQSLLCTTLVTLFQRYGGHYATTDGTAGVTASMSLARDYLHQHWRDNIGSEVLEQLTGLSRFQLIRQFKQQYGMAPHQYLLALKVRHARHMLLQGYSSADIAVACGFYDQSHFSRNFKKTLGVPPARYAAAS